The proteins below come from a single Aegilops tauschii subsp. strangulata cultivar AL8/78 chromosome 6, Aet v6.0, whole genome shotgun sequence genomic window:
- the LOC120970927 gene encoding uncharacterized protein — protein MEGLDVDDVFHHYRLSPTEVEAVTYYLPRLLSGETLHAVDKLIHRVDNTGCEPKDLAARYAPVPQAMSSGDRFFFITCKSKNGSKLQSMRSAGGGTWSIQKTSEISHAGVKVGEVKNLSFKKKGKSTGWVMEEYRCLLQEATVFDGVKVFSKMHLAQHAPDAARQESEAYKLQQQQPEAVTPSTHAQKRPATTAAVDPQPARPKKRTCVAVPVPAPGASATPSFLMYDEAARAMHGPLPHTNFPVQYAQASCESTTTSSRSDVAQAPEISSQPDVMESTQSEEAGSSIARSTSEEDVFEPLGPISDLPDWEEDGFDLEELMRMMEDDPIEVEPVTGANTGVEMGQQEPLYLDALDQGVLEGMLQSDDPYPMWRSEDQAMHNPAFHDDKEKRYNAASDLDAPSLQGQDHLFKPRPCSFDPFEAAWKAEEALEKEKRCNAAANLHAGGHSNFFSPASVY, from the coding sequence ATGGAGGGGCTCGACGTCGACGACGTCTTCCACCACTACCGGCTGAGCCCTACGGAAGTGGAGGCCGTCACCTACTACCTGCCACGCCTCCTCTCCGGCGAGACGCTGCATGCCGTCGACAAGCTCATCCACCGCGTCGACAATACCGGCTGCGAGCCCAAGGATCTGGCCGCCCGATACGCGCCCGTGCCGCAGGCCATGAGCAGCGGCGACCGGTTCTTCTTCATCACGTGCAAGAGCAAGAACGGGAGCAAGCTCCAGAGCATGCGCAGCGCCGGCGGCGGCACCTGGAGCATCCAGAAAACCTCGGAGATTAGCCACGCGGGAGTCAAGGTCGGCGAGGTCAAGAACCTGtccttcaagaagaagggcaagtcgaCAGGCTGGGTCATGGAGGAATACCGGTGCCTGCTGCAGGAGGCCACCGTCTTCGACGGGGTGAAGGTGTTCAGCAAGATGCACTTGGCTCAGCATGCTCCTGACGCGGCCCGCCAGGAATCGGAGGCGTACAAGCTTCAGCAACAGCAACCAGAGGCCGTGACCCCGAGCACGCACGCGCAGAAGAGGCCAGCGACCACTGCCGCCGTCGATCCTCAACCGGCGCGCCCCAAGAAGAGGACGTGCGTTGCCGTCCCCGTCCCGGCACCTGGAGCATCGGCCACACCGTCGTTCTTGATGTATGATGAGGCAGCCAGAGCAATGCATGGCCCGCTGCCTCACACCAACTTCCCTGTTCAGTATGCACAAGCATCATGCGAGTCCACTACAACATCCAGCCGCTCCGACGTTGCTCAAGCTCCTGAGATTTCCTCCCAGCCAGATGTGATGGAGTCCACCCAATCAGAAGAGGCTGGCTCGAGCATTGCAAGGAGCACATCTGAAGAGGATGTGTTTGAGCCATTGGGGCCTATTTCCGATTTGCCGGATTGGGAGGAAGATGGTTTTGATCTTGAAGAACTAATGAGAATGATGGAAGACGACCCAATTGAAGTTGAGCCGGTCACTGGAGCCAACACTGGCGTGGAGATGGGCCAACAGGAACCTCTGTACCTGGATGCCTTGGACCAAGGCGTGCTGGAGGGCATGCTGCAGTCTGATGACCCTTACCCAATGTGGAGATCAGAGGATCAGGCCATGCACAACCCTGCCTTCCATGATGACAAGGAGAAGAGGTACAATGCCGCGTCGGATCTTGACGCTCCATCGCTTCAGGGACAGGACCACTTGTTCAAACCGCGGCCGTGCTCCTTCGATCCATTTGAAGCAGCATGGAAGGCCGAAGAGGCGCTCGAGAAGGAGAAGAGGTGCAATGCCGCGGCCAATCTTCACGCTGGAGGGCACAGCAACTTCTTCTCGCCTGCAAGTGTCTACTAA